The region TCAGGATTATACATTTAATCATTACACGAAAAAGGTAGATGTTGGCGGAGGCGAAAAAATAGACGTTCCACAAGGCGTTCAAGATATGCTTTCTTCGTTTTATGCCGCGCGGAATCTAGATTTTACAAATGCAAAAGAAGGGGATGTGTATACGATAAAAAGTTTCGTTGATAAGGAATTATGGCCAATGAATATCCGTTATATTGGAAAGGAAACAATAGAGTGTGAATTAGGAACTTTTAAATGTTTAAAGTTTCGTCCCATTGTGCAAAAAGGACGCATCTTTAAAAACGAAGAAGACTTAAACGTTTGGATTACGGACGATAAAAACCATGTTCCATTACGCGCACAAGCCAAAATCTTAATTGGTTCAATTAAGCTCGATATTATTGGCGCAAGCAATTTAGCTAACGCAACATCAAAAGTGAATTAATTTATTCTTTAACACTGCATACAACAGTGGTGTCTTTACTGTTTTTTGCGCAAGCATTCTCTTTGTTGTTTTTTGTGGAATACACTAAAACGTGAGATTTCTGTTTCGTATATGGGTGATCGCATTCACATGCGTAAGGTTTTAAACACGAATGCATAAAAATCGCTACCAGCGATAAAACAAAAATTGTTTTGAGTTTATTTAAGGTTACAAACTTCATTGCTGTCGGCTAAATTAGTACACGCTTTTTTTGAATCTTTTTTATTGCCGTTTATATAAATTTTTTCCGGCATGGTATCTGTTACACCTGCTGTGTTTTCATAGCATTCGCACAAACGCGATTTCACACAGGCGCCTAACAGAAGAACAGAAACAAGTATCAGGATTATTTTTTTCATTTTATTGAACGATACAGCTAACGTTTGAACCGGGTGTATAGGTGTTTTGCAAGGCCTGACAGTAAGTGTTAGCCTCACTTTTCTTAACACGGGTGTAAGTTGCTTTGTAAATTTCTTTACCGTCTTGCGAACAAACACAATTTCTGTCTTTTCGGCAAGAACAGAATAAGCTGATTAGCGCAACACCTGTTAGTATGGTTTTTTTATTCATCGGAATTAACTATTACTACAAAAGTAATTTTTAAATTTATATTTCAAAATAAGACTAAATATTTAGTTGTAAGGATAAAATGAACTATTTGGCGCATTCTCTTTTGTCGTTTAATGATGAGGAAATACTTATCGGCAATTTTATTGCGGATCATGTGCGCCTTAATCAATCGAAGCATTTGCCGGAAAGAATTCAAAAGGGAATTACCATTCATCGAAAAATCGATATGTTCACCGATAGTCATCCGTTGTTCATTAAAAGCAAGCGGCATTTTTACGATGGATTTGAAAGGTACAGCGGAGTATTGATGGATATTTATTTCGATTACCTTTTGGCTAAAAATTTCCATCGCTTTTCAGATGTTACTTTACCTGATTATACCCAAAATCTTTACACTACTTTAAATAACAACCGAATTCACTTGCCCGATTCCTCTCAACGGTTTTTAGATTATGTTCTTCAGAA is a window of Bacteroidota bacterium DNA encoding:
- a CDS encoding DUF3108 domain-containing protein, whose amino-acid sequence is MKVIKHTIIAASAVGGVLLMSSAGFFTSKKAELSQIIIENNTSKDALPVQPNTAFKEGEVLTYRLHYGVMDAGVAVLEVKPSIMEVAGRKVYHIVGNGYSKGTFDWFFKVRDRYETFIDKDAMVPWMFVRRVDEGGYKFSQDYTFNHYTKKVDVGGGEKIDVPQGVQDMLSSFYAARNLDFTNAKEGDVYTIKSFVDKELWPMNIRYIGKETIECELGTFKCLKFRPIVQKGRIFKNEEDLNVWITDDKNHVPLRAQAKILIGSIKLDIIGASNLANATSKVN
- a CDS encoding DUF479 domain-containing protein yields the protein MNYLAHSLLSFNDEEILIGNFIADHVRLNQSKHLPERIQKGITIHRKIDMFTDSHPLFIKSKRHFYDGFERYSGVLMDIYFDYLLAKNFHRFSDVTLPDYTQNLYTTLNNNRIHLPDSSQRFLDYVLQNNTFFEYSKIEGIELVLKHLSYRINHGVFLNESLPLFIENESKIEPDFFEFMNDLTEDVKKQSA